A window from Streptomyces sp. NBC_00335 encodes these proteins:
- a CDS encoding DUF7677 family protein has product MSSHLSHGASGALRRFAGWLARGSVGHPMLEGIDYWEELRESPSQMEICVAIFANVLELDDQGEPVNEKYAERRAAAWLYRYCTGKLPQGEPDIEPWECQLH; this is encoded by the coding sequence ATGTCTTCGCATCTCAGTCATGGCGCTTCGGGAGCACTGCGGCGCTTCGCCGGATGGCTTGCTCGAGGGTCGGTGGGCCATCCGATGCTGGAAGGAATCGATTACTGGGAAGAGCTGCGGGAGTCGCCCTCCCAGATGGAGATCTGCGTCGCGATCTTCGCCAACGTCCTCGAACTGGACGATCAGGGCGAACCGGTCAATGAGAAGTACGCGGAGCGCCGGGCTGCGGCCTGGCTCTACCGATACTGCACCGGGAAGCTGCCTCAAGGGGAGCCGGACATCGAGCCCTGGGAGTGCCAACTTCATTGA
- a CDS encoding HEAT repeat domain-containing protein: MEDQRAADDLTPCLDELVAGLSDPNCDLDDLAEIEEELVAARRRDLIPYLEQHLAAAVEAGNWYARHVLARILAKTAGRMSLAALLRAYSRNLGDDQDSLSTTLSVLAQEDPAAARETLLPCAVGNDEDLRRAAIWLLGFVPEPADLDLLAHAAKDSDEGIRNAAVGTLGSHGKEPAAIDLLDDPSSQVRISALSSFGFLQQPRTLPKIRLLANDRSPRVRAWVAIALGRFPTMEPADPATSALLDQLAADADPYVRDQAAEARQRKPLRS, translated from the coding sequence TTGGAAGACCAACGGGCAGCGGATGATCTCACCCCGTGCCTTGATGAACTGGTGGCCGGACTCTCGGATCCGAATTGCGATCTCGACGACCTTGCAGAGATCGAAGAGGAGCTCGTAGCCGCCCGGCGGCGGGATCTGATTCCGTACCTGGAACAACATCTCGCGGCAGCCGTGGAAGCGGGCAACTGGTACGCCCGTCATGTGCTCGCCCGGATTCTGGCGAAGACCGCCGGCCGCATGTCGCTTGCCGCCCTGCTGCGGGCCTACTCCCGCAATCTGGGTGACGACCAGGACTCCCTCTCAACGACGCTCTCTGTGCTCGCGCAAGAGGACCCCGCCGCCGCGCGCGAAACCCTCCTGCCATGCGCCGTTGGCAACGATGAAGACCTTCGCAGGGCGGCAATCTGGCTGCTTGGCTTCGTCCCCGAACCAGCCGATCTCGACCTGCTGGCCCACGCCGCAAAGGACTCAGACGAAGGAATCCGCAACGCGGCCGTGGGCACACTCGGCAGCCACGGGAAGGAGCCCGCGGCCATCGACCTGCTGGACGACCCTTCCTCACAGGTGCGAATCTCCGCCCTCAGCTCCTTCGGCTTCCTTCAGCAACCCAGAACCCTGCCGAAGATCCGCTTGCTCGCGAACGACCGCAGCCCCCGCGTTCGAGCCTGGGTCGCGATCGCCTTGGGCCGCTTTCCCACCATGGAGCCCGCAGACCCCGCGACCTCAGCCTTGCTCGACCAACTGGCAGCAGACGCCGACCCGTACGTTCGTGACCAGGCAGCCGAAGCCCGTCAGCGCAAGCCCCTCCGCAGTTAA
- a CDS encoding prealbumin-like fold domain-containing protein — MASRELRRTWASWRPWIFGTVTAALLAGTPTYAAAAELFPNKAPVSGGGAGAVCPPGHGGWLTPHSDLAFRSGPCHPPHHCPDGSPGCDGPGLPVTGAVTVIKEDENTGNPLAGAVFQMWEETNGIPGLQTTGADPDTDIGGSCTTGANGVCSRTEELGTYYWVETQAPPGYELPINPVFGPLTLSQENVEEGVTVVAENTPEADALKARHVVRTGPPALGASPDEKRTSAA; from the coding sequence ATGGCATCTCGTGAACTGCGCCGGACATGGGCTTCGTGGCGCCCCTGGATCTTCGGGACCGTGACGGCGGCGCTGCTGGCGGGGACCCCTACGTACGCTGCGGCGGCAGAGCTGTTCCCGAACAAGGCTCCGGTCAGCGGCGGCGGCGCGGGCGCCGTGTGCCCACCGGGTCACGGCGGCTGGTTGACCCCCCACAGCGATCTGGCCTTCCGCAGCGGCCCTTGCCACCCCCCGCACCATTGCCCCGACGGTTCGCCCGGCTGCGACGGTCCCGGCCTGCCCGTCACCGGTGCGGTCACCGTGATCAAGGAGGACGAGAACACGGGCAACCCGCTGGCCGGCGCCGTCTTCCAGATGTGGGAGGAGACCAACGGCATCCCGGGTCTCCAGACCACCGGCGCCGACCCGGACACCGACATCGGCGGCTCCTGCACCACCGGGGCCAACGGTGTGTGCTCCCGTACCGAGGAACTCGGCACGTACTACTGGGTGGAGACTCAGGCTCCGCCCGGGTACGAACTGCCGATCAATCCGGTGTTCGGCCCGCTGACGCTGTCGCAAGAGAACGTCGAGGAGGGCGTGACGGTCGTTGCCGAGAACACGCCGGAAGCTGATGCGCTCAAAGCCCGTCATGTCGTCCGGACCGGCCCACCGGCCCTCGGTGCCTCGCCGGACGAGAAGCGCACCTCGGCGGCATAG
- a CDS encoding cation:proton antiporter: MHSAVFLIEFGAIILGLGLLGRVAGRLKFSPIPLYLLAGLAFGTGGLLPMGASEEFVAIGAEIGVILLLLMLGLEYTASDLVSNLKTQYPAGLVDFALNAVPGAVAALFMGWGPVAAVVLAGVTWISSSGVIAKVMGDLGRVGNRETPVILSILVLEDLAMAVYLPIITALLAGVSLAAGSATLAIALGVAGAVLFIAVRYGRHISRFVSSDDPEKLLLVVLGLTLLVAGIAQQLQVSAAVGAFLVGIALSGEVAEGTHTLLSPLRDLFAAVFFVFFGLHTDPASIPPVLLPALALALVTAATKIATGYWAAKRAGIGVKGRWRAGGTLVARGEFSIVIAGLAVSAGIEPAMGPLATAYVLILVVIGPLTARYAEPVATWVSRRHTPPESAALAAVPAQPGLKDQAQDPAGRT; the protein is encoded by the coding sequence GTGCATTCCGCTGTGTTCCTCATCGAGTTCGGCGCGATCATCCTCGGCCTGGGCCTGCTCGGCCGGGTCGCCGGGCGCCTGAAGTTCTCCCCCATCCCCCTCTACCTCCTGGCCGGTCTCGCCTTCGGCACCGGCGGACTGCTGCCCATGGGCGCGAGTGAGGAGTTCGTCGCAATCGGCGCCGAGATCGGCGTGATCCTCCTCCTACTCATGCTCGGCCTGGAGTACACCGCCTCGGACCTGGTCTCCAACCTCAAGACCCAGTACCCAGCCGGGCTGGTCGACTTCGCGCTGAACGCCGTGCCCGGCGCGGTCGCCGCGCTGTTCATGGGCTGGGGCCCGGTGGCAGCCGTCGTCCTGGCCGGCGTCACGTGGATCTCCTCCTCCGGGGTGATCGCCAAGGTCATGGGGGACCTGGGCCGGGTCGGCAATCGCGAGACCCCGGTCATCCTGTCCATCCTGGTCCTCGAAGACCTCGCGATGGCGGTCTACCTGCCGATCATCACCGCCCTCCTCGCGGGCGTGAGTCTCGCCGCGGGCAGCGCGACCCTGGCCATCGCCCTCGGCGTCGCCGGTGCGGTCCTGTTCATCGCGGTCCGCTACGGACGCCACATCTCCCGCTTCGTCTCCAGCGACGACCCCGAGAAGCTCCTGCTCGTGGTCCTGGGCCTGACCTTGCTCGTCGCGGGCATCGCCCAGCAGCTCCAGGTCTCCGCCGCGGTCGGCGCGTTCCTCGTCGGCATCGCCCTCTCCGGTGAGGTCGCGGAGGGCACCCACACCCTGCTCAGCCCGCTACGCGACCTGTTCGCGGCCGTGTTCTTCGTCTTCTTCGGCCTGCACACCGACCCCGCGAGCATCCCGCCAGTGTTGCTGCCCGCCCTCGCGCTCGCCCTGGTCACGGCGGCTACGAAGATCGCCACCGGGTACTGGGCGGCGAAGCGCGCCGGGATCGGGGTGAAGGGGCGCTGGCGGGCCGGCGGCACGCTGGTGGCGCGCGGCGAGTTCTCCATCGTCATCGCGGGTCTTGCTGTGTCGGCGGGGATCGAGCCCGCGATGGGCCCGCTGGCCACCGCATACGTGCTGATTCTTGTCGTGATCGGTCCGCTGACCGCCCGCTACGCCGAACCCGTGGCCACCTGGGTCAGCCGCCGCCATACCCCGCCGGAGTCGGCCGCTCTGGCCGCGGTGCCCGCGCAGCCGGGCCTCAAGGACCAGGCCCAGGATCCGGCCGGCCGCACGTGA
- a CDS encoding cation:proton antiporter regulatory subunit: MSTTPLPGIGVQYDLTTREHRHLSVVAHRDGTRTVNLYRADDPDACAQSLHLTGAETASLIDALMPAHHSPNVLHTTDLGLVAERIELSAHSYWNGRVLGETRMRTDTGVSIVAVLRRAEARPSPAPDFRLAGGDTLIVIGTREGVDAAATILGRE; the protein is encoded by the coding sequence ATGAGCACCACACCACTGCCCGGCATCGGGGTCCAGTACGACCTCACCACCCGCGAGCACCGCCACCTGTCGGTCGTCGCGCACCGCGACGGGACGCGGACCGTGAACCTCTACCGAGCGGATGACCCCGACGCCTGCGCCCAGTCGCTGCACCTGACGGGCGCGGAGACGGCCTCGCTGATCGACGCGCTGATGCCCGCCCACCACAGCCCGAACGTGCTGCACACCACCGATCTCGGCCTGGTGGCCGAGCGGATCGAGCTGTCGGCGCACTCGTACTGGAACGGGCGGGTACTGGGCGAGACCCGGATGCGGACCGATACCGGCGTCTCGATCGTGGCCGTGCTGCGCCGCGCGGAGGCCCGCCCCTCACCCGCGCCGGACTTCCGGCTGGCGGGCGGGGACACCCTCATCGTGATCGGCACCCGCGAGGGCGTCGACGCGGCCGCCACGATACTCGGACGGGAGTGA
- a CDS encoding sensor histidine kinase has translation MSLYWRIFLLNAGVVSVAVALLLGPVTVSTPVLFGEALVLLGGLAAMLVINAVLLKVGLAPLARLNRAMAAADLLKPATRPTVTGGGEVASLTRTFNAMLDRLEAERATSSGRVLTALEAERKRIAQELHDEIGQTLTAVLLQLKYAADRAPEPVRTDLHQAQETTRASLDEIRRIARRLRPGVLEELGLHSALRSLAAEFTTPRLGVTAHITPGLPHLDPATELVLYRVAQEGLTNAARHSGATRVEVHLRPLPQGGIGLLVRDNGHGLGEAPEGAGIQGMRERSLLIGAELLVGGGPHGGTQVRLNITRTEKATR, from the coding sequence GTGTCGTTGTACTGGCGGATCTTCCTCCTGAACGCAGGCGTTGTGTCTGTCGCGGTGGCCTTGCTGCTGGGCCCGGTCACCGTTTCCACGCCGGTGCTGTTCGGCGAGGCGCTCGTGCTGCTCGGCGGACTGGCCGCGATGCTGGTCATCAACGCGGTCCTACTCAAGGTCGGGCTGGCCCCGCTCGCCCGACTGAACCGGGCCATGGCCGCCGCCGACCTCCTCAAACCCGCCACCCGCCCAACGGTTACCGGCGGCGGTGAGGTTGCCTCGCTCACCCGGACCTTCAACGCCATGCTCGATCGCCTTGAAGCCGAGCGGGCCACCAGCAGCGGCCGGGTGCTCACCGCGTTGGAAGCCGAACGCAAGCGCATCGCCCAGGAGCTCCACGACGAGATCGGCCAGACCCTCACCGCCGTCCTCCTCCAGCTCAAGTACGCTGCCGACCGTGCCCCCGAGCCGGTGCGCACCGATCTGCACCAGGCCCAGGAGACCACCCGCGCCAGCCTGGACGAGATCCGCCGCATCGCCCGCCGGCTACGGCCCGGTGTGCTGGAGGAACTCGGCCTGCACAGCGCGCTACGCTCCCTGGCCGCCGAGTTCACCACTCCGCGCCTGGGCGTCACCGCCCACATCACCCCCGGCCTGCCCCACCTGGACCCGGCCACCGAACTCGTCCTCTACCGCGTCGCCCAAGAAGGCCTGACCAACGCGGCCCGCCACTCCGGTGCCACCCGCGTCGAGGTCCACCTGCGGCCCCTGCCCCAAGGCGGCATCGGACTGCTGGTCCGCGACAACGGGCACGGCCTCGGGGAGGCGCCCGAGGGCGCCGGCATCCAGGGGATGCGTGAACGCTCCCTGCTCATCGGCGCCGAACTCCTCGTCGGCGGCGGCCCGCACGGCGGCACCCAGGTCCGACTCAACATCACTCGTACCGAGAAGGCCACCCGATGA
- a CDS encoding response regulator transcription factor, with amino-acid sequence MTQPQTRPARILLADDHTLVRRGVRLILDAEPDLTVVAEAADGAEAVAQARSLDLDLAVLDIAMPRQTGLQAARELARLQPGLRILMLTMYDNEQYFFEALRAGASGYVLKSVADRDLVEACRAALRDEPFIYPGAESTLIRTYLDRARAGGPLPARAITEREEEILKLVAEGHSSKEIGDLLVISPKTVERHRANLLQKLGLRDRVELTRYAIRVGLIEP; translated from the coding sequence ATGACCCAGCCGCAGACGAGGCCCGCCCGCATCCTTCTCGCCGACGATCACACCCTCGTCCGCCGCGGCGTGCGTCTCATCCTGGATGCCGAACCCGATCTGACCGTGGTAGCCGAGGCCGCCGACGGCGCCGAAGCCGTCGCCCAGGCCCGCAGCCTCGACCTCGACCTCGCCGTCCTCGACATCGCCATGCCCCGCCAGACCGGCCTCCAGGCCGCCCGCGAACTCGCCCGCCTCCAACCGGGGCTGCGGATCCTGATGCTGACCATGTACGACAACGAGCAGTACTTCTTCGAAGCCCTGCGCGCCGGAGCGTCCGGGTACGTCCTCAAATCCGTCGCCGACCGCGACCTCGTCGAAGCCTGCCGCGCCGCGCTGCGCGACGAACCCTTCATCTACCCAGGTGCGGAGAGCACCCTCATCCGCACCTACCTCGACCGCGCCCGCGCCGGCGGCCCGCTGCCGGCGCGGGCGATTACGGAGCGCGAGGAGGAAATCCTCAAACTCGTCGCCGAGGGCCACAGCTCTAAGGAGATCGGCGACCTCCTCGTCATCAGCCCCAAGACCGTCGAACGCCATCGCGCCAACCTGCTTCAGAAACTGGGCCTGCGTGACCGCGTCGAGCTCACCCGCTACGCCATCCGCGTCGGCCTGATCGAGCCGTAG